Genomic segment of Prinia subflava isolate CZ2003 ecotype Zambia chromosome 4, Cam_Psub_1.2, whole genome shotgun sequence:
CTTGTTCTGTTTTCACCATATTCTACAGCCCtcatttgaattttcattttagaaggCTTAAATGAGGaccaaataattttctttctagaCAAGGGCATATTCTCATCTCTACTTCCTTCCatattttactatttatttttttcctttgatattttctttttctttgctgtaagCACAATCTACAAGCACTGCACACCAAGTCAGTGAGCTGACAGGGCAGGGATGAAGTAGAGATGCTTCTTCAAGCTGTgacaaccaaacaaaaaaactacaAAGAAACTGCTGGTTTTCAGCAAGAGAAGCTGTTACATCAACGTGTAGGAAAGGACAGCTGTTACCTCATTATTTCCTGGATCTTTAAGTCGGAATTCCAGTTCTTTTCAATTCCAGGTACATGACCCATGCCAACAACACCAACTACAACAGCTGGGATATATTGTCTAGGTTCATCTGAGaaaagagagatggagagaaaGGAACGTATTTGTAAAAGAACTAATTTCAAGCTATAAATCAATAGGCAATGTGTGAGACTacaaaattgattttttccAAGATATAGGGGCTTTTATTACCAGATATTGAAACACTGTTGTTACATACTCATCTCACCTACTGCCTCTTTCATTGGAAGCCAGCACCGTTTCTGGATTATCAGGAATCATTTATTCAATAGCCCTGGCCAGTGCTCATACACCAGCCTCAGGGTGACAGCACATGCAAGCTAAATTaacttctttccttctctctgtagGTCATGCTTCTGTGCTGTTAATGAGGAGCACCCCTGGTCTTTGCTGTCTCCTGAACAGAGAACTTTCTCTGCCACTTTGGACAGTGGCACCTGGCACACAAAGTGTAACAAGGGCTCACCACTGGAGAACAATGCTTGAGACCACACTTGTCCCTGTGAAGCTCAGTGTCAGAGACCTGGCCTCAGCAACAGCAAACCCAGGGCAGTGACATCCAGCAGTCAGCCAGCCACATCGCACCAACGCAACACGCGCCAGCTCTCACCCTCACCTCCCATCCACCATCCAAATTTCACAACAACCAAAATGTGGTTTCTGGAAGTTTTTTCCCCAATGAGAACTATAGCACCATGCcacaataaaaataactcaCAAAAAACTTGCTAAGGAATAATGATCAGGCTGCTTTCCTATGGGGAAAATTCTACATAATATATgaatacaaaatacaaattctactgttttgctttaaatatcTATCCATGATTTTTCCACACACAAAgtaaaaatgtgaaaagcagCCCACCTCAAAATGGAACAAAGCTGTATGGAAAACACTAGAATTATTATACATATTTACCAAATCGTTTTTTCTAAACTGTCTTTTTCTCAGTCTATTCTATGGTTGCTCCAAATCAGAACTGCAACTACAACAAAAATTCTGCACTAAAGTGATTACAAACGCTATCTTAAGATATTAAGTAGGAGGTAACATACTGCAGTATGCTTATCTATAGGAAGGGCATGCAGATCACATATGCCAGCAGAATATTTCCAAAAATTAGACAAATACTATTTTTCTATATGCCTTTACCTTGCTGAAACAGCAGTCACATATGATTATTACTGCCAGATCATCAAAGTTCCTAACAGCCCAATTTCTAATTATAAAAAAACCTATGAAGAGTACTGAAATTAGAGAATTAACTTATCAAGAAATGAGTGCCTCAGCAGCCAGTGACAACAATTAATTTGGTGAGATAACGGGGCAAGCGAGATAGACGACTGTCCCATACTGTGCTGCCATACCAGATCCCTGCCTTTTGAAATAGTTGTCTGGCTAATTAGTACTTTCCAGTTTTAAATAGCACAGTAAGAAAGGAAACATAAGTTATACTCTACTGCTACAAGTAGTTTCAACAGAAGAGTAATatccctttttaattttttaagcatTGTATCTTAAGTGACATGAGGCATTCATGAACAGAACATCCCAGATTTCCTGAGAACTGAACTTTGGACCAGCACACAAAGAACATCTTGCTGGTTATAAtgtctgctttaaaataattaccTTCTGAAGCTCGAGGTAGTTCTATCTGCTTTGCTGCTTGCTTCAGCATGTAGGTCAAGTAAATATCTCGTTCGGAGACAATAGTTCGATGAAGATCAGGGAATTCTCCAATCATTTCTGCCATCATTTGTTCCAGTAAATCCTTCTGTTTGCATTTCTCCACATCATCCTTACTGAAAGAAAGGTAAGTTTTCTCAGTATCTGTAACACTTTTAAAGGTCAACACACTAACTAATGAATAAAAACAATAGGCGCTACACCTAAACACAGTCTACAGTTCTCCTCctccagttttcctctccagaaagaaaacaatcttCATAAATCTGTAAAACTTGATACCTAACAATGCCTCTACagtgaaggaaagggaaagaaaagaggtcACTTGCCTTTAGCCAGTTCAAATGGATTTTCTCCCTTCCCACTTAAAAGTTAACAACTCAGCCAAACCACTAAGGCTATAAAGGCATGAGTTACCATGGTGCATGGTGCCCCACTTGCAGTGTATGAATAAACTTAGAAGAGCCTACACACAGCTCTTCTGAGGAAGCAGATCTGATCACTGAACACACAGAGTCTACTGAAGGAACAAAAAAGGCACTGTAATGCACAGTCTGAGGGCATGGAAAGAGATCTGAAGGTTCCTAGTGTCAATCACAGGTCTCTATCAGGAAAGTTGAAGTTACAAACCAATTCCCAGAACAGAAGAATAGCAAATGGGCAGGACATGCAAAATAACTGCAGGAGTAAATGTAAtgagtttttattattttcataggTGCTATAAACCCTTCTGTTAGCACCCCTAGCTGTGGGTCATAGCTTGCGGCAATGAAATTATCTGGTTTGCTATCACTGTCTACTAAAGAATGATGTCAAACAGGCTTCCTTTAGTTTCCAAGATAAAAAGAACACTACAAACATCAGCAGGGCAAGCTAAAGGAAAAATGCTAGCTTTCAACAGACCCAGAAACATCAACAGACTGGCAATTTTGATGTtgaattattatttcattttccatggAATCTCATGTTGATGTCTGGATGTGTAACTCTTAAGAATATACAGATTGTTGTACTGAGGCCTTTACTCTCTCTTATTTACAATATCTACACACAGTGCTGGGAAAGAATTatattttctgcattaaaacaaaatatgattttgaagaatttttaaagtatACTAGGAATTCTTCAGTACCTAATCTTACACTTCACCTGGAAATAATGCATTGAAAGACAATTAAACGATGACTTGACACAAGATAGAAAGACAACTTTTACTTCAAAAATACGCATTATTGCAGGATAGTTTGCATATTCGTCCCTCTCACTAACTTCAAATTTCATTGCATCAGGCTGGGTACCCTCATACTAAAGTCAAACTGAAGAACTGAATAATCCACCCCAAACATAAAACATATGGGCAGCTTATTCATACCTGATGGGGTCGGATAAGAAGCAAAGACCCCAAGCAAGCTTGATTTTTTGCCAGAGGGAAAGTGCAGCAATTGCTCTCTTAAATGTAACAGGGATGGGTCGATCACCAAGGTGGAATTTACAGAAAGGTACTTTACTGgcctgaaagagaaaatacaaataactaGTCAACATTTCATACTGCAGCACAGCCCATTCTTATTAACAAACCTTAAGGGTTTGCTGTGATATACGAAGTACCTTAAAAAAGAGCAAGTAGTGCCACATTTCAACATAAAATATTATGGCTTtgcagtaaataaaatttacaaaataGTACAACATTATTTCATAAAGGAATAAATCCGCTACAAAACTACAGTAAAAAACAATAAATTGCCACGCCCTTGAGGTTATTTGTACTGAAGCAGAAAGCTTCTGATTATTACTACATAAGGTGACAATGGGGCTCAATATCTATCTGAGCCTGAATAAAGTCTGAGGTGAACCAATTGTTATAATTTTGCTTTCACCTAGGATTTGTCAGGAACATCAACCCTACTGACCAGTTGGTCACGGTAACATATATTCAAGAAAGAGCTTATGAGACAATAACTGATGCCAGATACCACGTGACAATGTGAGACTTGGCTGTAGCTCTCACTGACAAATTTTAGCACAGTACAGAATTTCTAGAAAATTCTATCCTATGCATAGTTGCTTAAAAATTTCCAGAGATCACTTTAGAATAGGATAGAGCTAATTTTTTCCCACTTAAAATGAGAAACACTTTAAATGTTTCACTCTGGTCTAGAATTCTCAAGAAAATAAACCTTGAAGAAGTATTCTTTTTATTAAGGATAAATACACCAAATGATTCCAGACTGTTTATCAGCAATGTTCTCTCAGATTTCCTTACTAGTACataatttacataaaaataacaagATACATTCTGCAAGACGGATACATACACAGAAAATAGTGTAGAACACAGCTTCTATTTAGTTCTAGGTATCACTGCTGGCAGTAGTACAAAAGCTGACGTTAAAAGACCATATAGGATTAACAGACCAGTCAGATATAACAGACCAGTCAGATATTTCACTTCCCCAGTCTTTGCAGATGAATGGAACGTGTCAGATCTCATTAATCCTTTAGAGCTGGTTTTCACAGCATAAAATCCTGACACTGCCAACAGTGGGACCAAGATCAATATTCAGAATtcaaaaacaattatttaaaagaaactaagttattaatgaaaagaaatgccTTCGGAAATATCATCAGGAAAAAGCCTTATCATTTGAAGCCTTTTTGGAATTgctttcccaccacttatgtCCACAAATCTTTGTACCTTAAGGTACAGTTTGAAGTCAAAAATGATTTTTACTACTTCATTGGTTTCAGCAGAGGTATGGCCAGAGTGCTCTTTTCTAGGCAGTAACAAAATGGTTTTATTGAGTTCAACTCTGGAAGCAAAAGGCCAGTAATATGACCTCAGAAAACCCATGTCAAGTTCGCACCTCTTTGAAAGCCTCCCTGAATTCTCCTCCTGGGGCCATTCCCAGCTGTTCTGTGATGTGAGCAGAAACCTTCAGAAGCAGCATTTGCATCAATCCAGACATGACTCCATTCTGgcagaagagggagaaaaacatgtaaaaaaaaaaaaaaaaaagtcaacagACTGAAGAATGCATTGTtcacagaagtgaaaaaaacattgattattttaataaagaaacaGCATTGAAGCTGTATTTTGGAGCCAATTCACTGATCAATGCAGTccatatttcagtttttatcagTTTACCTCACTGTGTGGTCAAAATATTCTGCCTTTCAACAAAAATGTACAGCAGgttaagaaaataaaggagagCCAGACTTGTATCAGTCCATATTTACTGTTTGCTTGAAGAAAGGGTCTGAATAACTTAATGGTTAAACAGTTCATACtgtgcatttaatttttcttgacCTATCTGgatacaaaaatataaagggATCACAAGAGCATATTCAATTAAATGCAGAATGAATGCCATATCCTAGAAATACTGAAGTGAATAGCCAGTGGTCTAATCCCAGACGTGTCTATGATCATGACACACACTAGGCTGAGGACTGATTAGatgcagaaacacagagaatCTAACACTGTACAAGAAATTGCAGTATATGATTTCAGCACACATGATCTTAAAAGAGACCATGCAGTCCTGAGTATGAGTCAGTCCCACAAGAAGATTGAAGGCTCTCTATTGCTTTTTTCAACTAGatttaaaatcaaaaagaatTCTCCTATGTATACTTAAGCAAAATTTTACTTTCCTGACCTTTtacaaaaagaatgaaaagaatatCTCAAATCCGTCCcttctgagcagctctggctgtccTCAACAAGTTATTTTTATGATTAGGACTCAATGAATCAACATTACCTGTCCCAAAGCATAACCTGTACCTTGGTTACACATCTCCTCCAATTTAGCATCAGTCCATTATCCTGCCAAAAGGGGCACTGACCCTTCCCTCAACAAAGGCTAATTTCCTGGTATATCATCAGCTTCATACAGCTAAAGATGAGGCTACATAGGATAGCCTGACTTAATATTAACTGCTGGAAGTTACCAGAAAAAGGTCCTGATCCCCATTCCTTGCTCCAATGACCCACCCTGCACCAGATCCAATGCTTGTGTGACCTCTCCAAAGGCAGTGGGTGGGTTTGTGCCATTAAATGGACTCAAGAGTCACTGAAGACCAGAACGGGCAAAAGAGAAGGGTTATTTTCAAAGCCAGTTGATTACTTTCTTTATCATACTACAAACTAGCAAGCATGGAAGGAAGTCCAGTGCTGGGCTTTTGGGGAGGGCCAATGAAGAGACAGGAGAAAGAGTGTTTCACAGCATCCCTGAGATCCAGTTAAAGTGCCTGGGCAACAAAGGGTTCCAGAAGTTCAGAAAAGATACTCACAAAAAACACCAGCCTAGGATAATCCAGCCTGAGGTTTTTGCTGGCTGATCTCTCCTTCAAGATTGATGCACCTGAAGTTGTATTTTTACACTGTAACAGGAAGATTCACTCTGTTGGCTAACAGAGAGATGAATCTTTGAAGTGTTTCCAAGTTGTTTGTGCTCTTAATCTGCATGAAACTTAGTGCCTGCCATATTTGTTTAGCAGGAAGGAGATAAAAGGTAACAGCAGCTGTACCTAGCAGCAACCAGCAACAACTGGCCAGCCAGATACTGTCAGgggataaagagaaaaatgtacaaaaaatcTGAGAGAAAAACAGTAAAGGAGGTTATTATCTATACTAGATTATTCAGTGCTGTATAAAGGAAAGCTGGCCACAAAAGAACATTAAATCCTGAGTGGATGGCAATAATTTCATAGGTTAGACACAACAGCCATAAATATACATAGCAATGCACAAGTATAAAGAAATTTAactgcacaggcagagggaTGCAAAGCTATTGGCACacaggaaagagaaagcaaaccaCCATTACCAGCCCAATGTTCAACAGCAGTCAGAAAACAAGAAGAATAAGAGAGATTACCAGGAAAGGAACACCAGCGAAACATGAAAGCACTGCTGTACAATCTTTAGCAGACTCCTGCCttgaaaacaagatttttcaACTAGAAAATGTGCAAAGAAATACCAAACATATGAGAAGAGATTAAACATACTAAATACTCATGAAGCTTGGGAAAGAACGACTGAGGGAAGATGCACTATTGGACACACAGCTAgcacagagacagtgaaaagggcagggagagagagcaATACCCAGGCAAAGAACGCTTATACTGTGTATGGGAATAGCCTATGCAGGGGGCCTTGGAGCTGTTCTGTGACTGCATAACAAGTCACTGATCCAGCACCAAGTGCAAAAACAAGCCATCTGTACTTTCATTCACAATGCTTTTAAAAACCCTAATTCCCATGAAGGGAGGCAGCACAGCATTGACACCTGGGGCCTGGAACTTCCTACTGCTGCAAGACCACTGGAGGTTAGACTTAAAAACACAAGTGAAGGTAGCAAGTGAACAGCAGCCTTCTCCTGTCCATATAGATGTACCTACCATCTACCAATTGATACTATATCCATCTTACTTAAGAGGACTACCCCTGTGGGTTACCTAAACATAGAGGGCTGTATTACACAGTGCAAAACGTGAGCTTTTTTCACCACCAACATTACAATATATTCCTCCACAGGTAACTTCAGATAAAAAGAGGTTAAGCTGTGATTCACTAGCTCACTTTCTCTTCTGTCCCCAGAGCAAGGTTTCTCAACTGCCCCTCTGTGCCAAGAGTAACAATCTTACAGCCACCCCGAGCAATGTAGCAAAAAACCAAGCCCTACTCAAACCATCACAGGGTCATGGTATGGACACAGAAGGGACAGTGGAACCAGGGAGAAGATAAGAGCAAACCTGTCTTACCAGTTTGGTTTAAGCCAACTGTTACTGCACATCTCCAGGTTATCCACATTTGAGCCAGACACTGGTCTACACCATGTTGCTTTGCTTAAGGAAAGCAAACAGGTACTTCTCTGCAAACAACTGTAAGGGTTTTGAAATTCGAGGAGGAGGTAATGGAAGTCTGGTTTTAACCTGCAGTAATTACTTGATAAGCTGTGGATGCCAGTGACCCATTGCAAATATACATGTTTCATGTTAACATTCTGCTCAGTTTCCAGCTTCAATCAAGAGCaacaaaatcccattttaatgCTTAATATTTATGTACATTATTATAAAAAGCTAgcatttgggctttttttcctcatttccaaACTCAAGGATGAAAGTTGAAAGCAGATTTGACTTTTAGCTTTTGCACCTGTCTCATTTCAATATGAGGAGGCAACTAAGGGATAACTGAGCAACTTACCAACTGGTCTGATTTTTATCAGAGAAAAACAAGGACTATAATTTGCAATGAGACAGTTGGACTGTCTTCCTGGTGTTCTTCCTGACATTTCCTATATAATCCATGCTGATAGTGATTCAAAGCGGAAAGGTTGGGGGACTTTTTGGTTGAGATAGAGGAATAAGTTCTTTAAAAGGCTCAATGTTtgaattttattatttgcatTATTCCTGCAAATGAAGTAAAGGAGACTAATACTGAGCTGTAAGTGATGCCTTAagctttagctttcatgttttcagattctgtgctgcctagagaggtagttctgagcctcatattaagtgccagtAAGCTCTCTTTACAGAGTAAGTAGACAAAACGAATCCTTTTCCTGttgaggaccaaggacaactttcaggccaacagcataaacaatggtggactgaaggagagaaacaagaaggatgagacctcataacctgaagctgtaattggacaattaaatcCCAATATGCAgatggaccaaaacttatgaAAATATAAGATCTCATGCCtggtcagccattttgtgaccattcttagtccaccttggATTAGACCtggtcaggctcctgtcctgcccaaggtggatcctgaaggcctttcaataaatacctactttattctctagctctgtctagtctctgtttcaggtcagccttcccaaggcatcataAGAATAGGAAGGATCCTTGCAGTATTCTCTGGCTTTGGAGCCAACAAAGTCTGTGTTTTTTACTGTCTGCACACAAGATCACTTCAAACTGTGGTAGGAAGTGGTAATTGCAAAGCTGCCAACATGAATTTacatcacagagaaaaaagtctgctattttgttttcattgtccTTTTCCTCTTAACACAACAAAAACTACTGCATTTAGCTttgatataaagaaaaaaattttctgtgcctgttcACAAGGTCAGAAGCCCCCAGCTATACTGTTCCACTGGTTGTGAACAGGCATTTTGATTACATGCATCAGAATAATCCACTTAAGACAAACAGATTGATGCAGCAATTCATGCAAAATGCAAGTGTTTTGCAGTATCTTTTCCTTTGATACGGCATAAgtaaagaaaacaggaaagacGAATTATTACCTAATTCTGCCAGTCAGAAAGCCTGCTCTGAGACcctgtgtgtgagcacacacacTGCACAGACCCGAGCCACTGCAAGTGTTTCTGCATGCAGAGGCATACAGATTATATTCCTATGGGGGTGCAGTCCTGGAAATTCCCCGTTTACATCAATAAAGCAATTCCAATACACAGTTACCACACAATCAAAATAACAATCTATGAATTTCTTCATCCAGCTGGACACTGAAACTCTTTTCACTATTGACCGTGCACTGCCATTCTAATCAAGTGACCTGTCAACTTTGTGTTGTTTCACTGTGCCTAGCTTAAAATTACTTAAATGCAAGCTAGCTAGGTGGAACTGAAAAAATACACGACTTTTTTTTGCACACACATTGAGACATATCTGGATCAAACTGCCAGAGTAGTCACAATTTGAATAAAATCCCACACTTTTTagcccaaatatttcagaatccCTTCAGGGCCTATTGTCAATTAGAAACTACTCAGAAGACAAGTCGATGGGTAGGAATTAAAGAGCAACAGAGGATGAAGAAGGAATACAGCTAAACAGAAAATACCAATATTGAGTGCTCTTTAAGCAGTTGTGATACAGATGCAGATTGTAGGAACAataatacatttaaatatattagCAGAGCATTATAATTGCAAAGTTAAACTTGTGTCCTGCAAATGGAGCAGATGTTAAATGCAGGAGCATTCCTGTCAAGGTCAGCAATTTGGCCAACCAATCCTGTTGTGAAAAGTCCTCAATGCTCTctaggaaaacagaaaaaccaccTAAACCTAGCTTTGTCACTGTAATAGTACTCTCAGCTACATCAACAGTATCAGGTTCCCAGCTGGTGGGAACACTGGTTCTGATTGCAATTTGACAAATTGCTCTTAACATAAACCTTTAATTTTCACTGTAGGAATCATACCTGCTTTATAGCTTGTTGAAgtttttccatatttatttctttggctTCTTTTAGTAATGTCTTTTCATCCATCTTCA
This window contains:
- the TRABD gene encoding traB domain-containing protein, translating into MEEEQQSEAAADPVLSSDAPEDGPKETSSVSQNISDADAFKILLDMKLKKRQKKPVLPSTVTELETEDGSKVYVVGTAHFSDSSKNDVVKTIQEVQPDVVVVELCQYRVSMLKMDEKTLLKEAKEINMEKLQQAIKQNGVMSGLMQMLLLKVSAHITEQLGMAPGGEFREAFKEASKVPFCKFHLGDRPIPVTFKRAIAALSLWQKIKLAWGLCFLSDPISKDDVEKCKQKDLLEQMMAEMIGEFPDLHRTIVSERDIYLTYMLKQAAKQIELPRASEDEPRQYIPAVVVGVVGMGHVPGIEKNWNSDLKIQEIMSVPPPSTTSRILKFVLKATVLGLLGYGCYRISHRTVQSVLAMPTAQVYLQRLSELPQQFTWCRASV